A stretch of Elephas maximus indicus isolate mEleMax1 chromosome 20, mEleMax1 primary haplotype, whole genome shotgun sequence DNA encodes these proteins:
- the LOC126064150 gene encoding transmembrane reductase CYB561D2 codes for MALTVETESHIYRALRTASGAAAHLVALGFTIFVAVLARPGSSLFSWHPVLMSLAFSFLMTEALLVFSPESSLLHSLSRKGRARCHWVLQLLALLCALLGLGLVILHKEQQSKAHLATWHGRAGLLAVLWAGLQCSGGVGLLYPKLLTRWPLAKLKLYHATSGLVGYLLGSASLLLGMCSLWFTATVTGGAWYLAVLCPVLTSLVIMNQVSNAYLYRKRIQP; via the exons ATGGCCTTGACTGTGGAGACCGAATCGCACATCTATCGAGCTCTGCGCACTGCCTCCGGTGCTGCTGCCCACCTCGTGGCCCTGGGTTTCACCATCTTTGTGGCTGTGCTTGCCAGGCCTGGCTCCA GCCTGTTCTCCTGGCACCCTGTGCTTATGTCTCTTGCT TTCTCCTTCCTGATGACTGAGGCACTACTGGTGTTCTCTCCTGAAAGTTCACTGCTGCACTCCCTCTCGAGGAAAGGTCGAGCACGCTGCCACTGGGTGCTGCAGCTGCTGGCCCTGCTGTGTGCGCTGCTGGGCTTGGGTCTTGTCATCCTCCACAAGGAGCAACAGAGCAAAGCCCACCTGGCCACGTGGCATGGACGGGCAGGGCTGCTGGCTGTGCTGTGGGCGGGGCTGCAGTGCTCAGGTGGGGTGGGGCTGCTGTACCCCAAGCTGCTGACCCGATGGCCCCTGGCCAAGCTCAAGCTGTACCATGCCACTTCAGGGCTGGTGGGCTACCTTCTGGGTAGTGCCAGCCTCTTGTTGGGCATGTGCTCCCTGTGGTTTACTGCCACAGTTACTGGTGGGGCCTGGTACCTGGCTGTGCTATGTCCTGTCCTCACCAGCCTTGTCATCATGAACCAGGTGAGCAATGCCTATCTGTATCGCAAGAGGATCCAGCCATGA